One stretch of Mycolicibacterium fallax DNA includes these proteins:
- a CDS encoding TetR/AcrR family transcriptional regulator, with amino-acid sequence MRSTSDLSTADRIRDAAIDQFGRHGFGVGVRAIAAAAGVSPGLVNHHFGSKGGLRAACDTHVAEVVREAKSETLQTHDPAAWLTAAAEIEDYAPLTGYLVRSLQSGGELARTLWRRMIDNAEQYLEEGVRAGTIKPTADPRARARFLSMVGGGAFLLYIQLHDDPGDLRRVLHDYTQDMMLPALELYSNGLLTDPGLYQAFLARAEETGGIA; translated from the coding sequence GTGCGTTCAACCTCCGATCTGAGCACCGCCGATCGCATCCGCGACGCGGCCATCGATCAGTTCGGTCGGCACGGCTTCGGCGTCGGCGTGCGCGCCATCGCCGCGGCGGCCGGGGTCAGCCCCGGCCTGGTCAATCACCACTTCGGCTCCAAGGGCGGGCTGCGCGCCGCCTGCGACACCCATGTCGCCGAGGTGGTCCGCGAGGCCAAGAGCGAAACCCTGCAGACCCACGATCCCGCCGCCTGGCTGACCGCCGCCGCCGAGATCGAGGACTACGCACCGCTGACCGGGTATCTGGTGCGCAGCCTGCAGTCCGGCGGCGAACTGGCGCGCACCCTGTGGCGCCGGATGATCGACAACGCCGAGCAGTACCTCGAGGAGGGGGTACGCGCCGGAACCATCAAGCCGACCGCGGACCCCCGGGCCCGGGCCCGGTTCCTGTCCATGGTCGGCGGCGGCGCCTTCCTGCTCTACATCCAGCTGCACGACGATCCCGGCGATCTGCGCCGGGTCCTGCACGACTACACCCAGGACATGATGCTGCCGGCGCTGGAGCTCTACTCCAACGGCCTGCTCACCGACCCCGGCCTGTACCAGGCATTCCTGGCCCGCGCCGAGGAGACCGGCGGCATCGCCTGA
- the glgA gene encoding glycogen synthase: MRVAMMTREYPPEVYGGAGVHVTELVAQLRQLCEVDVHCMGAPRDGAFVHQPDPALADANAAISTLSTDLVMANAAGAATVVHSHTWYAEMAGHLASLLYGIPHVVTAHSLEPMRPWKAEQLGGGYRISSWVEKTAMEAAAAVIAVSSGMRDDVLAVYPGLDPERVHVVKNGIDTAVWYPVEPGADSVLAELGVDPSRPIASFVGRITRQKGVKHLVAAAHRFDPEVQLVLCAGAPDTPEIAAETAGAVAELSASRPGVFWVQEMLPTAKIREILSASAVFVCPSVYEPLGIVNLEAMACGTAVVASAVGGIPEVVDDGVTGTLVRYTPEDAAAFEAGIADAVNALVNDPARAVRYGAAGRQRCIDEFSWARIAEQTLQIYRAVAG, encoded by the coding sequence ATGCGCGTGGCGATGATGACTCGGGAGTATCCACCGGAGGTCTACGGGGGCGCGGGGGTGCACGTCACCGAACTCGTCGCGCAGTTGCGCCAGCTCTGCGAGGTCGACGTGCACTGCATGGGCGCGCCGCGCGACGGCGCGTTCGTGCACCAGCCCGACCCCGCGCTGGCCGACGCCAACGCCGCGATCTCCACCCTGTCCACCGACCTGGTGATGGCGAACGCGGCGGGCGCCGCGACCGTCGTGCATTCACACACCTGGTACGCCGAGATGGCCGGGCACCTGGCCTCGCTGCTCTACGGCATCCCGCACGTGGTGACCGCGCATTCCCTGGAGCCGATGCGGCCGTGGAAGGCCGAGCAGCTCGGCGGCGGCTACCGGATCTCGTCCTGGGTGGAGAAGACCGCGATGGAGGCGGCCGCGGCGGTCATCGCGGTCAGCTCCGGCATGCGCGACGACGTGCTGGCGGTCTACCCGGGGCTGGACCCCGAGCGGGTGCACGTGGTGAAGAACGGCATCGACACCGCCGTGTGGTACCCGGTCGAACCGGGTGCGGATTCGGTGCTCGCCGAACTCGGCGTCGATCCGTCCCGGCCCATCGCGTCGTTCGTCGGGCGGATCACCCGGCAGAAGGGCGTCAAGCACCTGGTCGCCGCCGCGCACCGGTTCGACCCCGAGGTGCAGCTGGTGCTGTGCGCCGGCGCGCCGGACACCCCCGAGATCGCCGCCGAAACCGCCGGCGCGGTCGCGGAACTGTCGGCGTCGCGCCCCGGGGTCTTCTGGGTTCAGGAGATGCTGCCGACGGCCAAGATCCGGGAGATCCTGTCGGCCTCGGCGGTGTTCGTCTGCCCGTCGGTGTACGAGCCGCTGGGCATCGTCAACCTGGAGGCGATGGCCTGCGGGACGGCCGTGGTGGCCTCCGCGGTCGGCGGCATCCCCGAGGTTGTCGACGACGGCGTCACCGGGACGCTGGTGCGCTACACCCCCGAGGACGCCGCGGCGTTCGAGGCGGGGATCGCCGACGCGGTCAACGCGCTGGTCAACGATCCGGCGCGGGCGGTGCGGTACGGCGCCGCCGGCCGGCAGCGCTGCATCGACGAGTTCTCCTGGGCCCGGATCGCCGAGCAGACCCTGCAGATCTACCGCGCGGTCGCGGGCTGA
- the rseA gene encoding anti-sigma E factor RseA, which yields MTDRGPGFRRVFSWLPAQLGAGLVDDGVGTAPRRFGSTEHLSTEALAAFVDGELPVSAQLRATHHLALCPECSAEVGAQRQARAALRDSTPITAPSTLLGMLSRIPLAPPIPPDDLIPDPDPAPQPEDREGRFPWRRRR from the coding sequence ATGACCGACCGGGGGCCTGGTTTTCGGCGCGTGTTCTCCTGGCTGCCGGCGCAGCTCGGCGCGGGTCTGGTCGACGACGGCGTTGGCACCGCGCCGCGGCGATTCGGCTCCACCGAGCACCTGTCGACCGAGGCGCTGGCCGCCTTCGTCGACGGCGAGCTGCCGGTGAGCGCCCAGCTCCGCGCCACCCATCACCTGGCCCTGTGCCCGGAGTGCTCGGCCGAGGTCGGCGCCCAGCGTCAGGCCCGGGCCGCGCTGCGCGACTCCACCCCGATCACCGCACCCAGCACCCTGCTCGGGATGCTCTCCCGGATTCCGCTGGCTCCGCCGATCCCGCCCGATGACCTGATCCCGGACCCGGACCCGGCGCCGCAGCCCGAGGACCGCGAGGGCAGGTTTCCGTGGCGCCGACGCCGATAG
- the folP gene encoding dihydropteroate synthase produces the protein MRATFLGKPVAGDRALIMAIVNRTPDSFFDRGATFTDEAAKQATHRAIEQGADVIDVGGVKAGPGQVVGPAEEIARVVPFIEWLRARYPEQLISVDTWRAEVATLACAAGADLINDTWAGADPGLPEVAAEFGAGLVCSHTGHAIPRTRPFRVNYGITETGVLDDVIAAVTGAAEKAVAAGVRRDAILIDPTHDFGKNTHHGLALLRGVKDLVNTGWPVLMALSNKDFVGETLGVDVTERLEGTLAATALAAADGARMFRVHQVDPTRRVLEMVASIRGLRAPARAVRGLA, from the coding sequence GTGCGCGCGACCTTCCTGGGTAAGCCGGTCGCCGGCGACCGGGCGCTGATCATGGCGATCGTCAACCGCACCCCGGACTCGTTTTTCGACCGCGGCGCCACCTTCACCGACGAGGCCGCCAAGCAGGCCACCCACCGCGCGATCGAGCAGGGCGCCGACGTCATCGACGTCGGCGGGGTGAAGGCCGGGCCGGGGCAGGTGGTCGGGCCCGCCGAGGAGATCGCCCGGGTGGTGCCGTTCATCGAGTGGCTGCGGGCGCGCTACCCGGAGCAGCTGATCAGCGTGGACACCTGGCGCGCCGAGGTTGCCACGCTGGCCTGCGCGGCCGGCGCCGACCTGATCAACGACACCTGGGCCGGGGCCGATCCGGGCCTGCCGGAGGTGGCCGCCGAGTTCGGCGCCGGGCTGGTCTGCTCGCACACCGGGCACGCCATCCCGCGGACCCGGCCGTTCCGGGTCAACTACGGGATCACCGAGACCGGGGTGCTCGACGACGTGATCGCCGCGGTCACCGGCGCGGCGGAAAAGGCCGTCGCCGCCGGGGTGCGCCGGGACGCCATCCTGATCGACCCGACCCACGATTTCGGCAAGAACACCCACCACGGGCTCGCTCTGTTGCGGGGCGTGAAAGATCTTGTTAACACCGGATGGCCGGTGCTGATGGCGCTGAGCAACAAGGACTTCGTCGGGGAGACTCTGGGGGTGGACGTCACCGAACGCCTGGAGGGCACGCTGGCCGCGACGGCGCTGGCCGCCGCCGACGGCGCCCGGATGTTCCGGGTGCACCAGGTCGACCCGACCCGCCGGGTGCTGGAAATGGTCGCCTCGATCCGGGGCCTGCGCGCCCCGGCCCGCGCGGTCCGGGGGCTGGCATGA
- a CDS encoding DivIVA domain-containing protein: MTLVLLYLVVLVLVAAVLFGLATVLFGRGEPLPPLPRGTTATTLPASGVSGADVDAVKFTQALRGYKTSEVDWVLERLATELDSLRGELDTLRALHDAQEPAQ; this comes from the coding sequence GTGACGTTGGTGCTGCTCTACCTCGTTGTCCTGGTGCTGGTCGCCGCCGTGCTGTTCGGGCTGGCCACCGTGCTGTTCGGCCGCGGCGAGCCGCTGCCACCGCTGCCGCGCGGCACCACCGCGACCACGCTGCCGGCCTCCGGGGTCAGCGGCGCCGACGTCGACGCGGTCAAGTTCACCCAGGCGCTGCGCGGCTACAAGACCAGCGAGGTGGACTGGGTGCTGGAACGGCTGGCCACCGAACTGGATTCGCTGCGCGGTGAGCTGGACACCCTGCGCGCCCTGCACGACGCGCAGGAACCTGCGCAGTGA
- a CDS encoding ABC transporter ATP-binding protein — protein sequence MNQPDIEIHGLTKRFGPTQALDGLDLRVGPGEVHGFLGPNGAGKSTTIRILLGLARADGGTVRLLGSDPWDDAVSLHRQIAYVPGDVTLWPGLTGGEIIDLLARMRGGIDERRRTELIERFDLDPTKRARSYSKGNRQKVSLVSAFASNARLLLLDEPSSGLDPLMENVFQQCVAEARDRGSTVLLSSHILAETEKLCDRLTLIRAGRTVETGTLASLRHLSRTSITAELLRDPGDLGRIRGVQDVRFEGQVLHAQVDADALDELIRALGQAGVRSLVSRPPTLEDLFLRHYGSEPVNA from the coding sequence ATGAACCAGCCCGATATCGAAATCCACGGATTGACAAAACGTTTCGGCCCCACCCAGGCGCTCGACGGCCTGGACCTGCGGGTCGGCCCCGGGGAGGTGCACGGCTTCCTCGGCCCCAACGGCGCCGGAAAGTCGACCACCATCCGGATCCTGCTCGGACTGGCCCGCGCCGACGGCGGCACGGTCCGGCTGCTCGGCAGCGATCCGTGGGACGACGCGGTTTCGCTGCACCGCCAGATCGCCTACGTGCCCGGTGATGTCACGCTGTGGCCGGGGCTGACCGGCGGCGAGATCATCGACCTGCTGGCCCGGATGCGCGGCGGCATCGACGAACGCCGCCGGACCGAGCTGATCGAACGCTTCGACCTCGACCCCACCAAGCGCGCCCGCAGCTACTCCAAGGGCAACCGGCAGAAGGTGTCCCTGGTTTCGGCCTTCGCCTCCAACGCCCGGCTGCTGCTGCTCGACGAGCCGAGCAGCGGACTGGACCCGTTGATGGAGAACGTCTTTCAGCAGTGCGTCGCCGAGGCCCGGGACCGCGGCAGCACCGTCCTGCTGTCCAGCCACATCCTCGCCGAGACCGAGAAGCTGTGCGACCGGCTGACCCTGATCCGGGCCGGCCGGACCGTGGAGACCGGGACCCTGGCGTCGCTGCGACACCTGTCCCGAACCTCGATCACCGCCGAGTTGCTCCGTGACCCAGGCGATCTCGGGCGCATTCGCGGCGTGCAGGACGTCCGGTTCGAGGGCCAGGTGCTGCACGCCCAGGTCGACGCCGACGCGCTGGACGAGCTGATCCGGGCGCTCGGCCAGGCCGGGGTGCGCAGCCTGGTCAGCCGGCCCCCGACGCTGGAGGATCTGTTCCTGCGCCACTACGGATCCGAGCCGGTGAACGCATGA
- a CDS encoding O-methyltransferase translates to MLAHAEASISEDSVLAAVRERAQDIGAEAVTPAVGALLSLLARLSGGKAVVEVGTGAGLSGLWLLSGMRPDGVLTTIDIEPEYQRVARQAFTEGGIGPSRTRLITGRAQEVLTRLADTSYDLVFIDADPADQPDYVAEGIRLLRPGGVIVVHSAALGGRAGDPAAQDATVAAVREAARLIAEDERLVPVVIPLGDGVLAAAREYSDPE, encoded by the coding sequence ATGCTGGCGCACGCCGAGGCCTCGATCTCCGAGGATTCGGTGCTGGCCGCGGTCCGGGAACGCGCCCAGGACATCGGCGCCGAGGCGGTCACCCCCGCCGTCGGCGCGCTGCTGAGCCTGCTGGCCCGGCTCTCCGGCGGCAAGGCCGTCGTCGAGGTCGGGACCGGCGCCGGGCTGTCCGGGCTGTGGCTGCTCTCGGGCATGCGCCCCGACGGCGTGCTGACCACCATCGACATCGAGCCGGAGTACCAGCGCGTCGCGCGCCAGGCGTTCACCGAGGGCGGCATCGGCCCGTCGCGCACCCGGCTGATCACCGGACGCGCCCAGGAGGTGCTGACCCGGCTGGCCGACACCTCCTACGACCTGGTGTTCATCGACGCCGACCCGGCCGACCAGCCGGACTACGTCGCCGAGGGCATCCGCCTGCTGCGTCCGGGCGGCGTCATCGTCGTGCACAGCGCGGCGCTCGGTGGCCGCGCCGGGGATCCGGCCGCCCAGGACGCCACCGTGGCCGCGGTGCGCGAGGCGGCCCGGCTGATCGCCGAGGACGAGCGACTGGTGCCGGTGGTCATTCCGCTGGGCGACGGCGTGCTGGCCGCCGCGCGCGAGTACTCCGACCCCGAGTAG
- a CDS encoding ABC transporter permease: MTTVARPRSPAPAPASASDFTGTAELLRLNLRRDRIIGPIWILLLSLPLGGVYIGSIEKVYPTAADRAGLIDTIMASPAQRAMYGNIYSESLGALGVWKAGVYGALIGIAVILTVIRHTRADEETGRTELLGSTAVGRLAGLTAALILGYGAVGITALIGFASLASTGIPAAGSAAFAAGLAGAGLVFGGVAAVTAQLSSSARTARSLAFSVLGAAYALRAVGDATSADGSSVLSWLSPLGWSLQVRAFAGDRFWVLGLHLLTATALTLLAYALLSRRDLGAGLLPERRGPATAGPALSGVFGLAWRVSRGSVLLWAAGLSLYGLMIGSAVHGIGDQLGDTAGTRDIVTRLGGSPAVEQAFIHLAFTMVAVLTSAFAISATLRLHQEESTGRAETVLAGAVPRTRWLAGYLALALTSSAVIMLAAGAFAGLTYAASAGDIGVLSTVIGSALVQLPGVWLLAAVTVLLIGWVPRAAPAAWAVLVGFVALFLLGSLAGFPRWLQNLDPYSHAPSVGTGAFTAWPLIWLLALDALLIAVGAAAFGRRDVG, translated from the coding sequence ATGACCACCGTTGCGCGGCCGCGCTCCCCCGCCCCGGCACCGGCCTCGGCCTCGGACTTCACCGGCACCGCCGAGCTGCTGCGGCTCAACCTGCGCCGGGACCGGATCATCGGCCCGATCTGGATCCTGCTGCTGTCACTGCCGCTGGGCGGCGTGTACATCGGCAGCATCGAAAAGGTCTATCCCACCGCGGCCGACCGCGCGGGCCTGATCGACACGATCATGGCCAGCCCCGCGCAGCGGGCCATGTACGGCAACATCTACAGCGAAAGCCTGGGTGCGCTCGGGGTGTGGAAGGCCGGCGTCTACGGCGCGCTGATCGGTATTGCCGTCATCCTCACCGTCATTCGGCACACCCGGGCCGACGAGGAGACCGGCCGCACCGAACTGCTCGGCTCCACCGCCGTCGGCCGGCTGGCCGGCCTGACCGCCGCGCTGATCCTCGGCTACGGCGCGGTGGGGATCACCGCGCTGATCGGCTTCGCGTCGCTGGCCTCCACCGGCATTCCGGCCGCCGGGTCCGCGGCGTTCGCTGCCGGCCTGGCGGGCGCCGGGCTGGTGTTCGGCGGGGTCGCCGCGGTCACCGCGCAGCTGTCCAGCAGCGCCCGCACCGCCCGCAGCCTGGCATTCTCGGTGCTCGGGGCGGCATACGCGCTGCGCGCCGTCGGCGACGCCACCTCGGCCGACGGGTCCTCGGTGCTGTCCTGGCTGTCCCCACTCGGCTGGTCGCTGCAGGTCCGGGCGTTCGCCGGGGACCGGTTCTGGGTGCTCGGGCTGCACCTGCTGACCGCGACGGCGCTGACCCTGCTGGCCTACGCGCTGCTGTCGCGCCGCGACCTCGGCGCGGGCCTGCTGCCCGAGCGCCGGGGTCCGGCGACGGCCGGGCCCGCACTGTCGGGGGTGTTCGGCCTGGCGTGGCGGGTCAGCCGCGGTTCGGTGCTGCTGTGGGCGGCTGGGCTGAGCCTGTACGGATTGATGATCGGCTCGGCGGTGCACGGCATCGGCGACCAACTCGGCGACACCGCGGGCACCCGCGACATCGTCACCCGGCTCGGCGGCAGCCCCGCCGTCGAGCAGGCGTTCATCCACCTGGCCTTCACCATGGTCGCGGTGCTGACCTCGGCCTTCGCCATCTCCGCGACGCTACGCCTGCACCAGGAGGAGAGCACCGGCCGCGCCGAGACGGTGCTGGCCGGGGCGGTGCCCCGAACCCGTTGGCTGGCAGGCTATCTCGCGCTGGCGCTGACCAGCTCCGCGGTCATCATGCTCGCGGCCGGGGCGTTCGCCGGCCTGACCTACGCCGCCAGCGCCGGCGACATCGGCGTGCTGAGCACGGTGATCGGATCGGCGCTCGTGCAGCTGCCGGGGGTGTGGCTGCTGGCCGCGGTGACGGTGCTGCTGATCGGCTGGGTGCCGCGGGCGGCCCCGGCGGCCTGGGCGGTGCTGGTCGGGTTCGTCGCACTGTTTCTGCTCGGCTCGCTGGCCGGCTTCCCGCGCTGGCTGCAGAACCTGGACCCCTATTCGCACGCCCCGTCGGTGGGCACCGGCGCCTTCACCGCGTGGCCACTGATCTGGCTGCTGGCTCTCGATGCCCTCCTCATCGCGGTGGGCGCCGCTGCGTTCGGCCGCCGGGACGTGGGCTGA
- a CDS encoding DNA-3-methyladenine glycosylase I yields the protein MSAAEPVRCGWVVGGPQIYLDYHDREWGRPLRGTRELFERIALESFQSGLSWLTILRKRDNFRAAFAGFDVEAVAGFGDDDVTRLLGDAGIVRNRAKIEATVANARAIAGLDTDLTELLWSFAPPARPRPAALSQVPAVTAESTAMAKELKRCGFRFVGPTTAYALMQATGMVDDHLRDCWVPVTPAAGPIE from the coding sequence GTGAGCGCTGCCGAACCGGTGCGCTGCGGCTGGGTCGTCGGCGGCCCGCAGATCTACCTGGACTACCACGACCGGGAGTGGGGCCGACCGCTGCGCGGCACCCGGGAGCTTTTCGAGCGGATCGCGCTGGAGTCCTTCCAGAGCGGCCTGTCCTGGCTGACCATCCTGCGCAAGCGGGACAACTTCCGGGCGGCGTTCGCCGGGTTCGACGTCGAGGCCGTCGCCGGGTTCGGTGACGACGATGTGACGCGGTTGCTGGGCGATGCCGGGATCGTGCGGAACCGGGCCAAGATCGAGGCCACCGTTGCCAATGCGCGGGCGATCGCCGGGCTGGACACCGATCTGACCGAGCTGCTGTGGTCGTTCGCGCCACCGGCGCGCCCCCGGCCGGCGGCGTTGTCCCAGGTCCCGGCGGTGACCGCGGAATCCACCGCGATGGCCAAGGAACTCAAGCGCTGCGGCTTCCGGTTCGTCGGGCCGACCACGGCGTACGCCCTGATGCAGGCCACCGGGATGGTCGACGATCACCTGCGGGACTGCTGGGTGCCCGTCACACCGGCCGCGGGCCCGATCGAGTGA
- a CDS encoding DUF3117 domain-containing protein translates to MAAMKPRTGDGPLEATKEGRGIVMRVPLEGGGRLVVELTPDEAAALGEELRGVTS, encoded by the coding sequence ATGGCGGCGATGAAGCCCCGTACTGGTGATGGTCCGCTCGAAGCGACCAAGGAAGGGCGCGGCATCGTGATGCGGGTACCACTGGAAGGTGGCGGACGCCTGGTCGTCGAGCTGACCCCGGATGAGGCCGCCGCCCTCGGCGAGGAACTCCGCGGCGTCACCAGCTAG
- the glgC gene encoding glucose-1-phosphate adenylyltransferase: protein MRDAAHVLGIVLAGGEGKRLYPLTADRAKPAVPFGGGYRLIDFVLSNLVNARYLRICVLTQYKSHSLDRHISQNWRLSGLAGEYITPVPAQQRLGPRWYTGSADAIYQSMNLIYDEDPDYIVIFGADHVYRMDPAQMVDFHIACGAGATVAGIRVPRKEASAFGCIDADSSGRIRGFVEKPADPPGTPDDPEQTFVSMGNYVFTTKVLIDAIKADADDDHSDHDMGGDIIPRLVAEDMAAVYDFNDNQVPGATERDHGYWRDVGTLDAFYDAHMDLVSVHPIFNLYNRRWPIRGGAENLAPAKFVNGGAAMESVVGAGSIVSAASVRNSVLSSNVAIDDGAIVEGSVLMRGVRVGRGAVVRHAILDKNVVVGPGEMVGVDLERDRERFSVSSGGVVAVGKGVWI from the coding sequence ATGAGGGACGCGGCGCATGTGCTTGGGATCGTGCTGGCCGGCGGCGAGGGGAAACGTCTCTACCCGTTGACCGCGGATCGCGCCAAGCCCGCGGTGCCCTTCGGCGGTGGCTACCGGCTGATCGACTTCGTGTTGTCGAACTTGGTCAACGCGCGCTACTTGCGGATCTGCGTTCTCACGCAATACAAGTCGCATTCACTTGACCGACACATTTCGCAGAACTGGCGACTGTCCGGCTTGGCGGGGGAGTACATCACCCCGGTTCCCGCGCAGCAGCGGCTCGGCCCGCGCTGGTACACCGGCTCGGCCGACGCGATCTACCAGTCGATGAACCTGATCTACGACGAGGATCCGGACTACATCGTCATTTTCGGCGCCGACCACGTGTACCGGATGGATCCGGCGCAGATGGTGGACTTCCACATCGCCTGCGGCGCGGGGGCGACCGTCGCCGGGATCCGGGTGCCGCGCAAGGAGGCGTCGGCGTTCGGCTGCATCGACGCGGACTCCTCGGGCCGGATCCGCGGTTTCGTGGAGAAGCCGGCGGACCCGCCGGGCACCCCCGACGACCCGGAGCAGACCTTCGTCTCGATGGGCAACTACGTGTTCACCACGAAGGTGCTGATCGACGCGATCAAGGCCGACGCCGACGACGACCATTCCGACCACGACATGGGCGGCGACATCATCCCGCGGCTGGTCGCCGAGGACATGGCGGCGGTGTACGACTTCAACGACAACCAGGTGCCCGGGGCGACCGAGCGCGATCACGGCTACTGGCGCGACGTGGGAACCCTGGACGCGTTCTACGACGCGCACATGGACCTGGTGTCGGTGCACCCGATCTTCAACCTGTACAACCGGCGCTGGCCGATCCGCGGCGGCGCGGAGAACCTGGCGCCGGCCAAGTTCGTCAACGGTGGCGCGGCGATGGAGTCGGTGGTCGGCGCGGGCAGCATCGTGTCGGCGGCCTCGGTGCGCAACTCGGTGCTGTCGAGCAACGTCGCGATCGACGACGGCGCGATCGTCGAGGGCAGCGTGCTGATGCGGGGGGTGCGGGTCGGCCGCGGCGCCGTGGTCCGGCACGCGATTCTGGACAAGAACGTCGTCGTCGGGCCGGGCGAGATGGTCGGGGTGGACCTGGAGCGCGACCGGGAGCGGTTCTCGGTCAGCTCCGGCGGGGTCGTCGCCGTCGGCAAGGGCGTCTGGATCTAA
- a CDS encoding glucosyl-3-phosphoglycerate synthase, which yields MTTTPAPDRFHLDDAAQRWMTTHSWNRPTWTVAELTEAKAAAGQTVSVVLPALDEEDTVGAVVDSIAPMLGGLVDELIVLDSGSTDDTGIRAVAAGARVISREQALPELAPQPGKGEVLWRSLAATTGDLIVFVDADLIDPDPMFVPRLLGPLLTGAGISLVKGYYRRPLKISGSEDASGGGRVTELVARPLLTALRPELGLLLQPLGGEYAGTRELLTALRFAPGYGVEIGLLIDAYDRLGLNAIAQVNLGVRAHRNRPLTELGAMSRQVIATLLSRCGVADSGIGLTQFFADGDSFTPRTTEVSLADRPPMNTLR from the coding sequence ATGACCACCACCCCCGCCCCCGACCGGTTCCACCTCGACGACGCCGCGCAGCGCTGGATGACCACGCACAGCTGGAACCGGCCGACCTGGACCGTCGCGGAGCTGACCGAGGCCAAGGCCGCCGCCGGCCAGACGGTGTCGGTGGTGCTGCCGGCGCTGGACGAGGAGGACACCGTCGGCGCGGTGGTGGACAGCATCGCGCCGATGCTCGGCGGCCTGGTCGACGAGCTGATCGTGCTGGACTCCGGCTCCACCGACGACACCGGGATCCGGGCGGTCGCCGCGGGCGCGCGGGTGATCAGCCGGGAGCAGGCGCTGCCGGAGCTCGCGCCGCAGCCGGGCAAGGGCGAGGTGCTGTGGCGGTCGCTGGCCGCGACGACCGGGGACCTGATCGTGTTCGTCGACGCCGACCTGATCGACCCGGACCCGATGTTCGTGCCGCGACTGCTCGGGCCGCTGCTCACCGGCGCCGGGATTTCGCTGGTCAAGGGCTATTACCGGCGGCCGCTGAAGATCAGCGGCAGCGAGGACGCGTCCGGCGGCGGCCGGGTCACCGAGCTGGTCGCGCGGCCGCTGCTGACCGCGCTGCGCCCCGAGCTGGGGCTGCTGCTGCAGCCGCTGGGCGGGGAGTACGCCGGGACCCGGGAACTGCTGACCGCGCTGCGGTTCGCGCCCGGCTACGGGGTGGAGATCGGGCTGCTGATCGACGCCTACGACCGGCTGGGGCTCAACGCGATCGCGCAGGTCAACCTCGGGGTGCGGGCGCACCGCAACCGGCCGCTGACCGAGCTGGGCGCGATGAGTCGGCAGGTCATCGCGACGCTGCTGTCGCGCTGCGGCGTCGCCGATTCCGGGATCGGGCTGACCCAGTTCTTTGCCGACGGCGACTCGTTCACCCCGCGGACCACCGAGGTGTCGCTGGCCGACCGGCCGCCGATGAACACGCTGCGCTGA
- a CDS encoding methyltransferase family protein translates to MTMTLRTIAYTLAGFALFAALLFWPAGTFDYWQGWAVIAVMIGLSLPYTVYLITRRPDVLARRIRSGPTAETRGVQKLAVGVLQLSFLAFLVVGGFDHRFGWSRVPTWLCIVGIVLLAVGLGIAIWVVVQNSWAAAIITIESGQQLVSTGMYAVVRHPMYSGAVLMCIGCPLALGSYWALLPAVPAVLSLVVRTVDEETLLRTDLPGYVDYTQRVRSRLLPGIW, encoded by the coding sequence ATGACCATGACGCTGCGCACCATCGCCTACACCCTGGCCGGCTTCGCCCTGTTCGCGGCGTTACTGTTCTGGCCGGCAGGCACCTTCGACTACTGGCAGGGCTGGGCCGTCATCGCCGTGATGATCGGGCTCTCGCTGCCGTACACCGTCTACCTGATCACCCGTCGGCCCGACGTGCTGGCCCGCCGGATCCGCTCGGGCCCGACCGCCGAGACCCGCGGCGTCCAGAAGCTGGCCGTGGGCGTGCTGCAGCTGTCCTTCCTGGCGTTCCTGGTGGTCGGCGGGTTCGATCACCGCTTCGGCTGGTCCCGGGTGCCCACCTGGCTGTGCATCGTCGGGATCGTGCTGCTTGCCGTCGGTCTGGGGATCGCCATCTGGGTGGTGGTGCAGAACTCCTGGGCGGCGGCCATCATCACCATCGAGTCCGGCCAGCAGTTGGTGTCCACCGGCATGTACGCGGTGGTGCGGCACCCGATGTACAGCGGCGCGGTGCTGATGTGCATCGGCTGCCCGCTGGCGCTGGGCTCCTACTGGGCGCTGCTGCCGGCCGTCCCCGCGGTGCTCTCGCTGGTGGTGCGCACCGTCGACGAGGAGACCCTGCTGCGCACCGACCTGCCCGGCTACGTCGACTACACCCAGCGGGTGCGCAGCCGGCTACTCCCCGGCATCTGGTGA